The window CACCGCCTATCTcatgtaaaggaaaaaatggcGACGAGTGTACTGCGGCTCCCGCTGCGGCTTTCCACCAGAAACGCGGCGTTAATGAGCCGTAATACCGGCTTGAAATCATCAAACATATCCAGGACGACTCCGATCCGAACCGCAGTATCAACGCCTTCGGGGGCAATACTACCGAAACCGGATAAagtgagtttatttttctgactcGGTTACAGACGGAAAAAAACGACAAAAATTAGGATTTACCGGGTGGGCGGGGCTTAGCTCTGAATTGACACCAGCTGCGGCCATTAAGAGGGCAGCAGACGCGCTGGGTTAGTCAAGTCAACCAATGAAGTGTGTCTTTACACGAACGATGAGGCCCTTTCAGGAAGTAGCTcccacttatttatttttacagttcaaCTGACATTCGTGTTATAAGtggatatttttatttagtcagtTGAAATAGTGTGTAATTGGAGGACTGGCTCCTGAATGACTGCTTTGTTTGACGAGTAATAACTTGACCTAAACATTACACATCTTGCTGTGGGTTGGTGCTAAGGCAAGAGAGATCGGACTGTtcgaggaaaaaaaaggatttatggTCATAGCAGAGGAACACAAGtctattattttttactataaTATTGTCCCCTGTGATTAAAACAGCCTCACACGCAATATAAATTAGCGACTCGTTAATTTTACATGTGCCCCCAACGTCTAGGACTAAACGGAAGATCTACATTAGCcggtaatttattttttattagtttttttcaGACAGCTAAAAGAAATATGTTGTTCAAAACGGTTTACGAATTGCTGGACTTGTGGCTGGAATAACTGCTATGGAGCCAGAGGGCAAAAATGAACCGCCGTGCCCCCGTTAACCCCATAGCCCTCCCAGTCTCTGTGCagtttttctgtgctttctctGCCAGAACACTACAAGGTCCAACAATTAGTTTTGGGTAGCTCgattaaacacatttatcagGAATGTGCACTGCGATAATGAAGGGTCTtttaaactagattttgacaggGACCCTATTCAAAAGCAGAACCCACCATAAAGCCCTGGTTATGTCAGTTGATATGGTGCTCTAGTTCAAAGCAGTGTCAATTAGAAATACTTTGAAACGGTAGTAGCTATTCACAGTTTTGAAcgtgaaaatgtgtgtaaatgcagtACACAAcctttggaaaatgttttgcGTAGCCTGCTGCTGACAGATTTCAACCTCATTACAATCAGTGACCACTGGATCCAGATGTGTCACAGCTGCCTGAGACGATCCACCAGCCTTGTGAGCAGAGCAtattttctctgctcttctttgGTAACTTTAAAGATTAGGCTTGTTTGTAGCTTTGAGGGAAACAGTTGCCCATGATCATAAATGTAGATCAAAATACTCTACGGCAAAAGAAAGTGGAGACTAATTTGTGATTGGTGATCTGGACAGTTTATATCAACCCCCTTGAATTAATCCTTAATTTTGATGTCACATTTCCTCCTTATGTTTTCCAGACACCATTTGGTCTTATCCGCATGACAGTAGTGGTGGTGCCTTTCCTGTATGTGGGCACTCTGATCAGCAAGAACTTTGCAGCTCTTTTGGAGGAGCATGACATCTTTGTCCCTGAGGACGACGATGACGATGACTGAGCtaccttcagaaaaaaaatggtaaagtCAGAGTGTACATTAGCCACACCTTATTTAACCTTTAAACAATGTTACTTGGACCTTTTTGTGCACAGTCTTATTTGTGTTCAAAGGGTGCAGTTTGCAGCACGTTTGCAGTGATGGCAACTGGTAACAGTTGAATGtggatgacatttttttttttttttaaatttacatccACAGGGTGCTTTGCAATGCTGAATAAAAAGCATACCAGCCGGCACAAGGAAGATGGGGAAGATGGGGCACTTTGACTTCCAAATACATCCCTCTACCTCCGCCcatctccctcactctgtcCATTGctacttattttgttttcattgaaatcATTTAAGAAATCTCATATCATGTGAGGCTATCAAAACTACTAGTTATGCCCTCActcatttgcatgtttgtgtctgtcaaCTCAATAAACAGAGTCAATAACGTGGAAAacacttgttgttgttgttgttgtttaatattAACAGTCTTTGCATGATAGTTTTCATGTACACAATAGTTTCCACAATTCTTATTCTGTCTCTTCTAGGTCATATCCAGTcataacaacacatttttaCCGTAATGCAatgatgttgttgtttaattttgctATGTTTTATATGGGCttgttgtatttgatttttCCAAGTAAATCTAGAATAGTTGTCCGCATTGGTCAGGTCTGTCTTGCTCCCTCCTGAAGTGCAGCGTTGGCCAGTCTCAAGTGTTCGTTGAGGGAGCCCATCTCCAGCTGGCTACGACCCTTCATGTCACTCAGCTCTACATAGGCCCCCTTATAACGCTCATAAGCGCCTTCTTTCTCCTAGAGTCAGGGTTGAGACAAATATGGTAGACACATCAAAATCAAGCAGGGAGGTCAGTTTAAATACCAGTTGTAAATGCGCAATGTGTGGgagtgtattatttttgatgaTTTGTATAATGCAAGAGGTCAGATCATGAAACATACCTCGCTAAGAGACTGCACTTCATTCTGCAGAcagctgatttcttttttaagataCTGCACCTCATATTCTTTTGCTCTTAGCAGCATCTGAAAGACGTAAAGTGTGACCTCTTACTATTACCAGATGAATAAGATTGGGactgcaactaaccattattttcatattcagttatttcttttttttggattaatcaTTAGgtctaaaaaaataacaaactttatttataaagcacttttccAGGCAGAGTTATACCATTATACATGGGAAAAATTAAGGTAAAACAGTTcagcacaataaaaaataagtaaaactaggccattttaaatacagaaaacgaagtagaataaaataagaTGGGTGAAATAAACGAACAGAACATATAAAACTTACCAGAGCTAACGTAAAACAAACGGATGAAATtattaaaagtcttaaaaaacaaaaaaaggttttcagacGTGATTTAAAAGACAATACTGAATCTGCAAGCGTGAGAATCAGTAATATGTCAGAAAACGGTGGGAAAAATGCTCATAATTTTCTAGAGCCCAAGAGCAtcttttcaatttgtttttgtcagaccagcaatccaaaacccaaagctaTTCAATTTACGGtgtaataaaacagagaaaagcaacataTTCTCACATTTGATCTGGTGGAAACAGAGACTGTTTGGCATTTTCTCTTGATGAACAACTTTAATAatttatcaattatcaaaatagttgacaaataattttctgtctattgAGTAATCAATAAATCAGCTAATCACTGCAGGTCTAAATAAGATATTTGAATTTTCACATAttaatgaatatgaatgaatctGTTTGGGATGCCAGGACATCCAGAGATACACTTGAGATTGATGTACTAGATTGTCATTCTGAAACGTGCTGTAATTCAGGCAGTAGGTGGCAGTATCTGCTGCACCAGAATGTGAACAATCAAAGGTGCTCAACATAAATGAGgccaccagaaaaaaagaaaggtgtgACAGTGTTGCTACAGGGATAGaagacaaaacagtaaaaatgttacTATGTTTTATTAAGGTAGGTTCAAAATCCCACCACAAATAGGCCAAATGTTGCTTTTTGCTTCCCGGTGATGACACTAATGTCAACATTTGTCCTCCAAGCCCAGGGTTAAAATTTCAGGCGCACTAAATGAAACTGGGTTGGGCTGCAGAAGGAGGTTAAGATGTTTTAGTATCACCTGCTTTCACACGAGGTGAGATTGAGTACGATCTAATTTGGTCACAAACATTAAACCTATTTACTGTCAATACCTCTACTTCTGACACATTGCGCTCAGTGCTGCCAAGAGACACCATGTCCGACCTCTGCCCTGTGATGAAATAACGCATGCGGCTGATCTCCTCCGCCAGTTTGGCCTTAAgctcctgaaaaaaaagagagtaagaatagaaatattaatgttgtagtttgttatatttccttgtttattttaacttataagaacaaaaaacagaatctgACATTAACAATCTATACACTTGTATGgttttgcattaaaacagaGTCATATCAGACATGTACTGTGTATAAACCTGGTTCTCTCTTCGGAGCtgctccagctctctctccttGCGGCCGAGCTCAGTCTCTCGGCTCTTGCTGCTCTGCTCAATGCGGCTCAGCTCGAGGCACTTCTCAGAGTAGCGTTCTGACAGCACATCTAACTCACTGTGCAAGATGTCCGCCTCAGgccttacacacacaaatacatgtgtTATGGGGTAGAATTGCATTGCGCTAAATTATCATTCAAGGGGTCATGGTTGCGCGTAGAACATCTTAAGCCTGCAGCGAGAGCCTTTAAGATAGGGAACGCACTTAGCAGAATAACAGAGTGCCTATAATAAACTTACACGTGATCTCTGTATGAAGTATCCATACGTGCAGCTCCTCCAGAGAACCTCCTGGCCTTTTCCACCTCCATCTCCAGCTCTTCCCTGTGAGCTGCTCTCAGTGCCTCCATAGCTTTGATTAACAGTTGGCTAATTAGGTTTtaacttaaagctgctatatgtgagtttttgctatcgctacatatCCAACGTTAGCattgacagctgtttacttaccagtctagaggaacgtttgtgagttcagcatcaaacttcaatCTTTTACtctctatttcttcatcctctcatgctgaactgagggcagactggacgctacatTGACTCAAAATGACGAgatgggccggggctagctggttactatgctaacttcagtagaagaaaagaagtgatagaaatcgaagcaaaacaagagttaacattggcgttgctttccacctcTGGAGAAAGCTCTTGGCGAGTGAAGGAATGACGTTTAATGCTGAACTCGCGACGTTtttttctagactggtaagtaaacagctgttaatgctaacattggctatgtagcggtagcaaaaacttacatatagcaacTTTAATTGTCCACATCGTGGAAAATTATCTTTGGCTTCACTacacagctttaaaaacaacacaacaagacAGTTAAATGAGGAAAGGCATCAACAACATAGCATCAATAAAcaatattattttcaaaagacATACATAGAAGTACACAAATGTGGTGGCTCTTACTTCTTTAACTCCCTGAGAGTTACATATCAGGTAGTTATATCTGGGGCTCCCCTATAAGCTTTCTGCCTTTATTTACTATTCTCTTAAGTTTCACTTTGTCCTGACATTAAAGTTTACGTATATGGCtctgttaaaaaattaaatactatTAAATACATTCTTATACACCATTTCCAACGTAGAGTAAGGGTTACATGttttctaacaaaaaaaaaaacttctctgcatgtttcttatttatttttttttacagtcagtattttctgtgaaatttcTGTGAAATCAGAATCCAGTGTTGGAAAGtagctaagtacatttactcaagtactgtacttaagtacaattttgaggtacttgtactgtACTTATGCATTTCTGTCTCAAgttactttatacttatataccactacatttcagagggaaccACGTTTTACTACACTACTTTAATTGGGCAGCTTTAGTTAATAGTTCCATTACTTTGCAGATGCAGAgtaataatacagtaaaacagtacagtacaaaGTATAGTCAGCGAATACATTATGCTCTATTATTAAAGATCAAGCTACTCTTTTGTAtataaagttgttaaaataatCTCTACCTTTTCCAGTTGCAACACTAAAGTGTATGTAAGTAGTGTAcgcattaatgcatcaataattataatttgtatattttgatacaaataatttttactaaagtaaaattttgaattcgTTACTTTTACCTGTGAGAGaatatttctacactgtgaTACTGCtatatttacttaagtaaaagatctgagtacttcttccaccactgtcacAGTCCCCAAATATTTAAAACCAGATATTTAAAACTACTAATAATTACCACAGGCGGGTTGGTGATTGTCAGAGATTGCAGTTCATTAAGAGTTTCTAACAAGTGAATAGAAGTGGTTGTAGCAGGAAAACAGTGAGATTTAGAAAGAATAATATCTGTATAGGATTGTGACGTTAAAGAATCAGGAATAAAATCTTATGATGTGACAATAATGTGAGTAATGTTGAAGTATGGAAACTGTTAagagtttttttgttattgtaggTAATTGTGatgtaaaattcaaaaatattattgttCGAAAACAATGAGGTCCACTTACTAGAAATTTTCTAGAGATTTCTGCCACATCTTGTGGCTTTCATCGGCAGATGTGGATCTTCTGCCAagaatattttgtcaaactaataCTTCCAAGGTTAATAACGAACCTTCAAGCTCAGAAATATGatagtttattaaaaaaagagcaTCTGCTAAGAAGAGACAAACGCTTAACCTACTGAATGGTGTCAGACTGTACCGCCTGAGCTTTTGTTGCTTGATACAACTTTCTGACTCACCTTTAGCAGCTGCCTGGCTCTCCTCCTGAagcactttgtctctctgctcctccagctccctgATCTCCCTCTCGTGTttctcctgcagctcctgctgTGCTTTACGATGGGCTGCCTCCATGGCTTCCAGTCTGGCCTTACAGGGGGCCCCGGGGCCACAGGGGCTGTCCACCTCCATCCCCATGGCTGCACGCTCTCTCTTGATGCTTTCCACTTGCTTTCGAAGAGAGAGGGCCTGGGAATGGATTTGCAGTGAATGTATGGGGGAGGACTGAGATTTTGATGCACATTGTAATTTCTTTGTATTGAAAACTCTTAAATGGAATGTCTTACTAGTGTTTcacatttgtaattatttaatgGAGTGACTATAATTTCTTTCTTACCTCCTTTTGAAGACTTTCAGCTGTATTTGTTTGACTGGTTTGGACACAATTTAAAGATGGAAGAGCCCCCTTTGAACTTGTTAAATCAATCTGTGAACCAGTGACAGAGAGTTCAGCCTCCTCAGGGCTCAACTTATAAGTCTGGGGGCTAACTATAGACTGTGATGCCTGTGGGGTGCTTGACTGACAAGCCTGGGCTCCAATGAGAGACTGCGCACTCATGTCCCTAAATGACAGCGTCTCGAACTCTGCCCACTTCCTGTTGACCTCTGAGTCCATGGTTTGAATAACAGGCACAGTTACACTCCCTTTTTTCAGCTCCATGGAGTCCCACTTGCTGCCCATCTCACTGAAGGAGACCCCCTCCTCAAACCACTTGTTCCTCTCCTCCAATCGCTTCGCTTGCTCGCGGTCCCAGCCCTCCCCGTCTTCCCTCTGACTTGCTGGAGACAAGTCTGCGTCCGGATGCCCGTCTACAGTTTGGTGCCGGTGGTGGTCGGCCCGATGGGAGTTTGCAGCTGTGGTGGTGGAGCTGGAAGTTGTAGGTTCATAGCTGGAGTCCTCGCAGGTGACCCGAGTGGGGGGTTGGCATGACGACGGTCTACGGGACAGGGGGTTCGCTTTCTTGCTGCCAGTGTCTGATTGGCTGAGGTCGGAATGAGGGAGAGACAAGGAGAGTAGAGTTACACATCAGAAGAAAGATGATAGAGGGGGTTCACTACAGAGAGACCACCCAGTCACATCGTCTGCATTTGTTCACAGCTTGAGGAATTTTCACCTCTATGAAACAACTATTAAATGCATTAGATTCAGGTATGTAGTGTATTTTGCAGTAATATGAACAAATAACATTATAACTACTAGGGCTTCACTGTGTAGGATGTTCTCAATTTGTAAATTACTAATCATAATTAACtaataattgattattaaagattaaatgatgactgtaaatattttcagccCAAGTCACAGttctataaattatttttataatgtttaaaaaacttCAGAATAGTTACTAAATGGACCCGGAAGTGAGATTATTTTGACAA is drawn from Xiphias gladius isolate SHS-SW01 ecotype Sanya breed wild chromosome 15, ASM1685928v1, whole genome shotgun sequence and contains these coding sequences:
- the smdt1b gene encoding single-pass membrane protein with aspartate-rich tail 1b, whose protein sequence is MATSVLRLPLRLSTRNAALMSRNTGLKSSNISRTTPIRTAVSTPSGAILPKPDKTPFGLIRMTVVVVPFLYVGTLISKNFAALLEEHDIFVPEDDDDDD
- the LOC120799747 gene encoding TRIO and F-actin-binding protein-like, yielding MHACFCYLKGWMSRLDEHGKWRKHWFVLGDTLLRYYTDPDAEEPDDLDGWIDLTSCVNVSDCDVEKNYGLQIQTKRAVFTLSAMTSRIRRNWVKLLKQAIQNNTHQSDTGSKKANPLSRRPSSCQPPTRVTCEDSSYEPTTSSSTTTAANSHRADHHRHQTVDGHPDADLSPASQREDGEGWDREQAKRLEERNKWFEEGVSFSEMGSKWDSMELKKGSVTVPVIQTMDSEVNRKWAEFETLSFRDMSAQSLIGAQACQSSTPQASQSIVSPQTYKLSPEEAELSVTGSQIDLTSSKGALPSLNCVQTSQTNTAESLQKEALSLRKQVESIKRERAAMGMEVDSPCGPGAPCKARLEAMEAAHRKAQQELQEKHEREIRELEEQRDKVLQEESQAAAKAMEALRAAHREELEMEVEKARRFSGGAARMDTSYRDHVPEADILHSELDVLSERYSEKCLELSRIEQSSKSRETELGRKERELEQLRRENQELKAKLAEEISRMRYFITGQRSDMVSLGSTERNVSEVEMLLRAKEYEVQYLKKEISCLQNEVQSLSEEKEGAYERYKGAYVELSDMKGRSQLEMGSLNEHLRLANAALQEGARQT